The Papaver somniferum cultivar HN1 chromosome 3, ASM357369v1, whole genome shotgun sequence genome includes a region encoding these proteins:
- the LOC113358136 gene encoding uncharacterized protein LOC113358136, giving the protein MQMWLCIQCLHIHAWNKACTSKSHPSDVIADFLIHGVTKPHIDALSNNMESGSTYTNDASVGLTLDMLDTVFQRRITTIASIPPPCRLQFSRTLKAALDKVLAKPGDLQAWIQLLFLPTCTLNLYAPKCPIDERSGTRKKLQIAAINQNLSVWREPSGCAALVQQLLSLSKQSKANRKPTNKKKRKKISANIVACKKKISYGHYAAAIRVLSSNGLATPIPDTLQDLQLKYPPAPPPSIPTYDTTTPSLEVDVTEVLSAIKSFPKGTSCGRDGLRAHHLLDAISDTVATVSDELLLSVTCVVNLWLGGNCSPSLGEFITSAPLTPLLKPGGGVRPIA; this is encoded by the coding sequence ATGCAAATGTGGTTGTGCATTCAGTGTCTTCATATCCATGCATGGAATAAGGCGTGTACTTCAAAATCACATCCTTCTGATGTTATCGCTGATTTCCTCATCCACGGTGTCACGAAACCACATATTGATGCACTGAGCAACAATATGGAATCAGGCAGTACATATACAAACGATGCATCAGTTGGTTTAACTTTGGACATGTTGGACACTGTTTTTCAAAGACGCATTACAACCATTGCAAGCATACCCCCTCCCTGCAGACTGCAATTTTCTCGAACACTAAAGGCAGCCTTGGATAAAGTCCTTGCCAAACCTGGTGATCTGCAAGCTTGGATACAACTGTTGTTTCTTCCCACTTGCACACTTAATCTATATGCACCCAAATGCCCTATTGACGAGAGATCTGGTACACGCAAGAAATTGCAGATTGCTGCAATCAATCAAAACTTGAGTGTTTGGAGAGAGCCTAGCGGCTGTGCAGCTTTGGTTCAACAATTACTGAGTCTTTCCAAGCAATCAAAAGCAAATCGCAAACCAACcaacaagaagaaaaggaaaaagattaGCGCCAACATCGTTGCCTGTAAGAAAAAGATTAGTTATGGCCATTACGCGGCTGCTATCCGCGTACTATCTTCTAATGGCTTGGCAACTCCTATTCCTGATACATTACAAGACCTACAACTTAAATACCCACCCGCACCACCTCCGTCTATCCCTACATATGACACCACTACACCGTCTTTAGAAGTTGATGTTACTGAAGTACTCTCGGCCATTAAAAGCTTTCCCAAAGGAACCTCCTGTGGGAGGGATGGCCTTAGGGCACATCATCTGCTAGATGCAATCAGTGATACTGTTGCCACGGTTTCTGACGAGCTGCTACTTTCAGTCACATGCGTAGTTAATTTGTGGTTAGGTGGTAACTGCTCTCCATCCCTTGGAGAATTCATTACAAGCGCTCCTTTAACACCACTTCTCAAGCCAGGAGGAGGAGTGAGACCTATCGCTTAG